In Geotrypetes seraphini chromosome 4, aGeoSer1.1, whole genome shotgun sequence, a single window of DNA contains:
- the LOC117359868 gene encoding neuropeptide Y receptor type 4-2-like has translation MNSSRILPMKPSASFIRNNSIDFLPSFFDRCENTTDLTPLLGVSYSIVTIIGLLGNICLIFVITRQKEKANVTNILIASLSFSDTMVCIFCLPFTIVYTIMDYWVFGEIMCKMNDFIQCMSVTVSILSLVLIALERHQLIINPTGWKPSSLQAYLAVVAIWLLACFISLPYVIFSVLTDQMHKKLSSIADFYADKAICIHSWPSEHHRVMYMTSLLILQYCIPLFFITVCYLRIYLRLQKRKDIFQKTEYNSRMTNMKKINVMLASMVAAFAICWLPLNIFNSIYDWNHEIIGICYYNLIFSLSHLLAMVSICINPIIYGFLNSNFKKEVKSVIQSCKWRAPISEEYEHFPLSTMQSEVSKGSLQLNSGNSPAQEMENFCRTIHSRNNDKDVFSSVK, from the coding sequence ATGAACAGCTCCAGAATCCTTCCTATGAAGCCCTCAGCCTCATTTATTAGGAACAACAGTATTGATTTCCTCCCATCGTTTTTTGATCGGTGTGAAAACACAACTGACCTCACTCCGCTTTTAGGTGTATCATACAGCATAGTAACCATCATCGGATTGCTTGGAAATATTTGCTTGATTTTTGTCATAACTAGGCAGAAAGAAAAAGCCAATGTAACTAACATATTGATTGCAAGTTTATCTTTTTCTGACACTATGGTTTGCATATTCTGTCTACCTTTTACTATCGTGTACACGATCATGGACTACTGGGTCTTTGGGGAAATTATGTGCAAGATGAATGACTTTATTCAGTGCATGTCGGTGACAGTGTCCATTCTGTCTCTGGTTCTGATTGCTTTGGAAAGACACCAGCTCATAATAAATCCCACAGGCTGGAAGCCCAGCTCCCTTCAGGCCTACCTTGCTGTTGTGGCAATTTGGCTGCTGGCTTGCTTCATCTCCTTACCCTATGTCATCTTCTCAGTCCTGACAGACCAGATGCACAAGAAGCTGTCTAGCATTGCAGACTTTTATGCTGATAAAGCTATTTGCATTCACTCATGGCCTTCGGAACATCATCGGGTCATGTACATGACCTCACTGCTCATATTGCAGTACTGCATTCCCCTTTTCTTTATCACAGTATGTTACCTACGTATTTATTTACGTCTGCAGAAAAGAAAAGATATTTTTCAGAAAACCGAGTACAACAGCAGAATGACCAacatgaagaaaataaatgttaTGCTGGCATCTATGGTTGCTGCCTTTGCTATTTGCTGGTTGCCGTTAAATATCTTCAACAGCATTTATGATTGGAATCATGAAATCATTGGAATCTGCTACTATAATCTTATTTTCTCACTAAGCCATTTGTTAGCCATGGTTTCCATCTGCATCAACCCCATTATCTATGGTTTCCTGAACAGCAACTTCAAAAAAGAAGTGAAATCAGTAATTCAGAGCTGCAAGTGGAGGGCACCCATTTCAGAAGAATATGAACATTTCCCACTCTCAACTATGCAGAGCGAGGTTTCCAAGGGCTCCTTGCAACTCAACTCGGGAAATAGCCCTGCCCAAGAGATGGAGAACTTTTGCAGAACTATTCATTCAAGAAACAATGATAAGGATGTATTCAGCTCAGTCAAGTGA